The genomic region GCTCCATTCGCGGTCCATCCAGGCCCGGCCCGAGACGTCGATCGGCTTGTCGTCGATGCTGAGCGTACCGCGCGCGCGGTAGAACGGCTGGCTGTAATAATAGGACGCCTGCCCGCGCTCCGACTTGCGGCTGTAGCCGCGATCGCCCTGCAGCACGACCGGCCGGTCGGCGTCCAGCGTCAGCGCATAGCTGAAATCGGTGCTGGACGCCTTCAGCGTCAGCGGCGCCAAGGTGCGATCGTCGGGGCGCTCGAGACCCTTCATCTCCCAATCGTCGATCCATGCATCGAACGGCTTCGCCGTCACGCCGGCTTGTCTGACGCCACCGCGTGAAAACGTTTCGGAGAAGCGGTGGGTGTCGGCGCGCGTCACCGCCGCATGCGCCATCCACACCTGCTGATTGGCCCAGCTTTCGCCTTGCGGACCTGGCTGCGCCGCCTGGCGGAACAGCGTCCATTGCAGGCCGCAAGGAGCGCCGCTCGCATCGACGAGGTTTGCCGTGAGATACCACCACTCGATCCGAAACTCCGGATGCGGTCCGTGATCGCCAGGAAAGACGAACGTCTTTCCTGGCGTCACCTTCGCAAAGCCGTTCGCTGTCTCGCCGAGCCCGGCATAGCCCTGCGCGGCCGCGCGGCGTGCGAGCGCCAGCGCAGCGATGCCGCCGGCGAAGCCGCGCCGCGTGATTCTTTCAGCGCTCATTGGCAAACACCTTGACGAGGTTCGCCGGCTGCATCCGCGCCAGCCGCACCATCGGCAGCAGCGCCGCAAGCAGCGAGGCGAAGAGCGCCACCGCGACCAGCTCCGCCAGCTGCAACGGGAAGACATGGAACGGCAGGCGCCAGCCGAACGCTTTCACATTGACGATGGCGATGAGGCACCAGGCCACCACCAGTCCGAGCTTCACGGCCAGCAGCGCCGTGAACAGCGCGACCGAGAGCGTCTTGGTCAGCTCGATCGCGGCAAGGCGCGGCCGCGTCAGGCCGATCGCCCACAGCGGCGCAAGCTGCGGCAGGCGGGAATTCGCCAGGGTCAGCAGGCTCGTGAGCAATGCGATGCCGGCGACGCCGAGCGTGAAGGCATTCAGCGCCGAGGTCACCGCAAAGGTGCGGTTGAAGATGCGGATCGATTCCGCCTTCACCGTTGCCTGATCGGCGACGCTGCGGTCGTCGAGCCCGAACTGCTTCTGCAGGGCCGCGATCAGGCCGGGGATGTTCTCTCTCGCGACGATCAGGCCGATCCGGGTCTGCGGCGTCTGCGGAAACTGCCGGATCAGCGCGGCGACGTTGACTGTGAGCTGCCCTTTGGGGTTGCCGTAATCGGCATAGATGCCGACGATGTCGAGCTCCCAGCTCCCGCCCGGCGCCGGCACCTCGAGGACGTCGCCGATCTGCACATTCAGCCGGCGGCTCAATTGCTCGCTGATGAAGGCGGCATTGCCCGGCACCAGCCGGGTCCAGGCGCGCGGCGCGGTCTCGAGCAGCGGCCAGCGCTCGCGATAGAGCGCGTGATCGGGCAGGCCGAGCAATTCGACCGGTTGACCCTGGATTTGCACTTCGGCGCGTCCGCCCGAGAGGATCGCCTGAACATCGCTGCGATCCTTCAGCCAATTACGGATCGCGACGCCCTGCGCATTGTCGGAGGCGCTGACGTAGACGTCGGCGGCGAGCCGCCCGTTGAGCCAGCCGATGAAGGTGCGGCTGAAGGTCTCCACCATGGTGGACACCCCGACATTGACGGCAAGCGCGAGCAAAAGCGCCATCAGCGCCAGCGACAGCCCGGAGAGCTGCTGCCGGCTGTCTGCCCAGAACCACAGCGCGAGCGGGCCTCGCGCGAGGCGCTGACCCGCGAGCAGGATGATGTCGAGGAAGGCCGGCAGGATCAGTGCCGCACCGAACATCAGCGCGGCCAGCACGCCGAACCCTGCGATCAGCGATTGCCCGTAGTAGAACAGCAGCAGCGCGACGGCGAACGCGCCGCAGGCGGCGCCGCTCTGCAGGATCAGCCAGCGGCGTTGCCGCTGCTGCCAGGCGCCCGGCTGCGCCGTCGCCAGCACCGGCATCCTGATGGCCTTGATCAGGCTGGTCGCTGCCGCCACAAGCGCACCCGCAACGCTGATGCCGATCCCGGCGAGCCACCATTCGCCTCGCAAGCTGAGCTGCCCCGGAATCTGTGCGCCATAGAGCCCGCGCAGCGAGGCCGCGACATCGGGCAGCAGGGCGGCTGCGATGAAATAGCCGCAAGCGAGCCCGATCAGGCCTGCGACCAGCGCCAGCGCCACCAGCTCGATCACCAGCACG from Bradyrhizobium sp. CB1015 harbors:
- a CDS encoding lipocalin-like domain-containing protein; this encodes MSAERITRRGFAGGIAALALARRAAAQGYAGLGETANGFAKVTPGKTFVFPGDHGPHPEFRIEWWYLTANLVDASGAPCGLQWTLFRQAAQPGPQGESWANQQVWMAHAAVTRADTHRFSETFSRGGVRQAGVTAKPFDAWIDDWEMKGLERPDDRTLAPLTLKASSTDFSYALTLDADRPVVLQGDRGYSRKSERGQASYYYSQPFYRARGTLSIDDKPIDVSGRAWMDREWSSQPLDADQTGWDWLSLHLSSGDKLMLYRLRQKDGKDYPFGNWISASGETQMIAGSDIQMMPKATAEVAGRELPVQWQIAIPSRSFSILCKPLNPNAWMGTGFSYWEGPIHFAGTHDGVGYLELTGY
- a CDS encoding FtsX-like permease family protein, producing MRRALWVLAVLLSHWRRHKMQFATLLIGLIAATALWSGVQAINQQARNAYDRAAATFGGVRTAMLIAPNAATFPQELFIKLRRAGWPVSPVLEGRVQINGHPVRLLGIEPVTLPVDVGNAPRLGAADLSSFVAPPGQTLVARETLRDLQQAEGAAPAISSGAKLPPLRVQPQLAPGVLVVDIGVAQRLLNKPDQISRLLIGKPKGKPASLASVVGEQLQLIEPNAETELERLTDSFHLNLTAFGLLSFFVGLFIVNSAVGLAFEQRLPMLRTLRACGASARLVNIVLVIELVALALVAGLIGLACGYFIAAALLPDVAASLRGLYGAQIPGQLSLRGEWWLAGIGISVAGALVAAATSLIKAIRMPVLATAQPGAWQQRQRRWLILQSGAACGAFAVALLLFYYGQSLIAGFGVLAALMFGAALILPAFLDIILLAGQRLARGPLALWFWADSRQQLSGLSLALMALLLALAVNVGVSTMVETFSRTFIGWLNGRLAADVYVSASDNAQGVAIRNWLKDRSDVQAILSGGRAEVQIQGQPVELLGLPDHALYRERWPLLETAPRAWTRLVPGNAAFISEQLSRRLNVQIGDVLEVPAPGGSWELDIVGIYADYGNPKGQLTVNVAALIRQFPQTPQTRIGLIVARENIPGLIAALQKQFGLDDRSVADQATVKAESIRIFNRTFAVTSALNAFTLGVAGIALLTSLLTLANSRLPQLAPLWAIGLTRPRLAAIELTKTLSVALFTALLAVKLGLVVAWCLIAIVNVKAFGWRLPFHVFPLQLAELVAVALFASLLAALLPMVRLARMQPANLVKVFANER